Proteins encoded within one genomic window of Candidatus Methylomirabilis tolerans:
- a CDS encoding response regulator transcription factor, translated as MRAVIICAEPELAVAERDSIPVVLADLGCHTVLGRFDLGGLDEEALLRSPPNVVVVEAGDDLVRAQRAIKKLRSGGVLADTPVLLALTLPRLPALDFSTGFDDFVLLPLVPAELYARLRQLDWKTATFGSEEVLKIEDLVIDIAGHEAKVGGRPLPLTHQEFELLRFLAQHRGRVFSRDQLLERVWGYSYGGGTRTVDIHVRRVRAKMGVVTGGLIETVRNVGYKMRGAR; from the coding sequence GTGCGCGCGGTGATCATCTGCGCCGAGCCCGAGCTGGCCGTCGCTGAACGAGACTCGATTCCGGTGGTCCTCGCGGATCTCGGATGTCACACGGTGCTCGGGCGGTTCGACCTGGGCGGTCTCGACGAGGAAGCGCTACTCCGGAGCCCCCCCAACGTGGTGGTGGTCGAGGCAGGAGACGATCTCGTCCGCGCCCAGCGCGCGATCAAGAAGCTACGGAGCGGGGGCGTGCTCGCCGACACGCCCGTGCTCCTGGCGCTCACCCTCCCGCGACTCCCGGCCCTCGACTTCTCCACGGGGTTCGACGACTTCGTCCTGCTCCCGCTCGTCCCCGCCGAGCTCTACGCCCGCCTGCGCCAGCTCGACTGGAAGACGGCGACCTTCGGGTCCGAGGAGGTCCTCAAGATCGAGGACCTCGTGATCGACATCGCGGGCCACGAGGCCAAGGTCGGCGGTCGCCCGCTACCGCTCACGCACCAGGAGTTCGAGCTCCTCCGCTTCCTGGCGCAGCACCGCGGCCGCGTCTTCAGCCGCGATCAGCTGCTCGAGCGCGTCTGGGGCTACTCGTACGGCGGCGGCACGCGCACCGTCGACATCCACGTGCGCCGCGTGCGCGCGAAGATGGGCGTCGTCACCGGCGGGCTCATCGAGACGGTGCGCAACGTCGGCTACAAGATGCGCGGCGCCCGCTGA
- a CDS encoding magnesium transporter CorA family protein encodes MFHVIDLGPDGKVVASEGPERAAPPPPGTVRWIDLVEPDPAQLEHLRARFELHPLAIEDCATFGLQSKINDYDRYLFVVIHSFTADPTDALEIQVHEIHAFVSESYIITVHDNPLPSHEVVWARAAADKATLERGPSWILYKHIDAMVEATEPIVLRIRDELDDLEWTAIEQTGYAGTLDLQKVFRIKRTSVAMRRVMRPLRDTIGILHRRNDPRISPRTLLHLRDVSDHVARLADMIEETREVSVGVVANHQAFTAQKVNEIIRGLTIFSAIFLPLSFIVGFFGQNFDQLPFDSSVWLGLMLASLVLVPAGLTEWFRRNGWL; translated from the coding sequence ATGTTCCACGTCATCGATCTCGGACCGGACGGCAAGGTCGTCGCCAGCGAGGGGCCGGAGCGCGCCGCCCCGCCGCCGCCGGGCACGGTGCGATGGATCGATCTCGTCGAGCCCGATCCGGCGCAGCTCGAGCACCTGCGCGCGCGCTTCGAGCTCCACCCGCTCGCGATCGAGGACTGCGCCACGTTCGGCCTGCAGTCGAAGATCAACGACTACGACCGCTACCTGTTCGTCGTCATCCACTCCTTCACCGCCGATCCCACCGACGCGCTCGAGATCCAGGTCCACGAGATCCACGCCTTCGTGAGCGAGAGCTACATCATCACCGTGCACGACAACCCGCTGCCGTCGCACGAGGTGGTGTGGGCCCGGGCCGCCGCCGACAAGGCGACGCTCGAGCGCGGGCCGTCGTGGATCCTCTACAAGCACATCGACGCGATGGTCGAGGCGACCGAGCCGATCGTGCTCCGCATCCGCGACGAGCTCGACGACCTCGAGTGGACGGCGATCGAGCAGACCGGGTACGCGGGTACGCTCGACCTGCAGAAGGTCTTCCGCATCAAGCGCACGAGCGTCGCCATGCGGCGCGTGATGCGGCCCCTGCGCGACACGATCGGCATCCTGCACCGGCGCAACGACCCGCGCATCTCGCCGCGCACCCTCCTGCACCTGCGCGACGTGTCCGATCACGTCGCGCGCCTGGCCGACATGATCGAGGAGACGCGGGAGGTGTCGGTGGGGGTGGTCGCGAACCACCAGGCGTTCACCGCGCAGAAGGTGAACGAGATCATCCGCGGGCTCACCATCTTCAGCGCGATCTTCCTGCCGCTCTCCTTCATCGTGGGCTTCTTCGGCCAGAACTTCGACCAGCTGCCGTTCGACAGCTCGGTCTGGCTCGGGCTCATGCTCGCGTCGCTCGTGCTCGTACCTGCCGGCCTCACGGAGTGGTTCCGGCGCAACGGGTGGCTGTAA
- the clpX gene encoding ATP-dependent Clp protease ATP-binding subunit ClpX, whose product MEEFHCSFCGKQRREVRKLISGPRVFICDECVTLCNDILAKEEAAERPKFPPPRAIVEELDRYVVGQDQAKRALSVAVYNHYKRIGLRGKQTDVEVQKGNILLIGPTGSGKTLLAQTLAKKLDVPFAIADATTLTEAGYVGEDVESVVKALFRAAGGDVEKTARGIICIDEIDKIARKSENPSITRDVSGEGVQQALLKILEGTVANVPPQGGRKHPQQEYLQVDTTNILFICGGAFVGLEKVIEHRTGQKAMGFGAEIQARRGRWTSELLTKAQPEDLLRYGLIPELVGRLPVVAVVHELDEKTLVRILVEPKNALLRQYQRFFDFEHVKLTFTDDAVSAVAQEAAKRQTGARGLRAILEEIMLDIMYEVPSQSGIAECIINREAVVERKPPIILYKKKAESA is encoded by the coding sequence ATGGAGGAATTCCACTGCTCCTTCTGCGGCAAGCAACGCCGCGAGGTGCGCAAGCTCATCAGCGGACCGCGGGTCTTCATCTGCGATGAGTGTGTGACCCTCTGCAACGACATCCTCGCCAAGGAGGAGGCGGCGGAGCGACCGAAATTCCCTCCACCGCGAGCGATCGTCGAGGAGCTCGATCGCTACGTCGTCGGGCAGGATCAGGCCAAGCGCGCGCTGTCGGTCGCCGTCTACAACCACTACAAGCGCATCGGGCTGCGCGGCAAGCAGACCGACGTCGAGGTCCAGAAGGGCAACATCCTGCTCATCGGCCCGACGGGCTCGGGCAAGACGCTGCTCGCGCAGACCCTGGCCAAGAAGCTCGACGTGCCGTTCGCGATCGCGGACGCGACGACGTTGACCGAGGCCGGTTACGTCGGCGAGGACGTCGAGAGCGTGGTGAAGGCGCTGTTCCGCGCGGCGGGCGGCGATGTCGAGAAGACGGCGCGCGGCATCATCTGCATCGACGAGATCGACAAGATCGCGCGCAAGTCTGAAAACCCATCCATCACGCGGGACGTCTCCGGGGAGGGCGTCCAGCAAGCCCTCCTGAAGATCCTTGAGGGAACCGTGGCCAATGTCCCGCCGCAAGGCGGGCGCAAGCATCCCCAGCAGGAGTATCTGCAGGTTGATACGACGAATATCCTGTTCATCTGTGGTGGGGCATTCGTTGGGCTGGAGAAAGTCATTGAGCATCGGACCGGTCAGAAGGCGATGGGATTCGGCGCCGAGATTCAGGCAAGACGGGGAAGGTGGACCAGTGAGTTGCTGACTAAAGCCCAACCGGAAGACCTGCTGCGATACGGTCTCATTCCCGAGTTAGTTGGGCGATTGCCGGTAGTGGCGGTCGTGCATGAGCTTGACGAGAAAACGCTGGTGCGGATCCTTGTAGAACCAAAGAACGCCCTCTTGCGACAGTATCAGAGGTTCTTCGATTTTGAACACGTAAAATTGACCTTTACCGACGATGCGGTCAGTGCGGTGGCTCAAGAGGCGGCGAAGCGGCAGACCGGCGCTCGTGGGCTCCGGGCGATCCTTGAAGAGATCATGCTCGACATTATGTATGAGGTCCCCTCACAGTCCGGGATTGCGGAATGTATCATCAACCGCGAGGCTGTAGTCGAGCGGAAACCACCCATCATTCTCTATAAGAAGAAGGCTGAGTCGGCCTGA